A stretch of Perognathus longimembris pacificus isolate PPM17 chromosome 1, ASM2315922v1, whole genome shotgun sequence DNA encodes these proteins:
- the Gne gene encoding bifunctional UDP-N-acetylglucosamine 2-epimerase/N-acetylmannosamine kinase isoform X2 has product MEKNGNNRKLRVCVATCNRADYSKLAPIMFGIKTEPEFFELDVVVLGSHLIDDYGNTYRMIEQDDFDINTRLHTIVRGEDEAAMVESVGLALVKLPDVLNRLKPDIMIVHGDRFDALALATSAALMNIRILHIEGGEVSGTIDDSIRHAITKLAHYHVCCTRSAEQHLISMCEDHDRILLAGCPSYDKLLSAKNKDYMSIIRMWLGDDVKCKDYIVALQHPVTTDIKHSIKMFELTLDALISFNKRTLVLFPNIDAGSKEMVRVMRKKGIEHHPNFRAVKHVPFDQFIQLVAHAGCMIGNSSCGVREVGAFGTPVINLGTRQIGRETGENVLHVRDADTQDKILQALHLQFGKQYPCSKIYGDGNAVPRILKFLKSIDLQEPLQKKFCFPPVKENISQDIDHILETLSALAVDLGGTNLRVGIVSMKGEIVKKYTQFNPKTYEERIHLILQMCVEAAAEAVKLNCRILGVGISTGGRVNPQEGIVLHSTKLIQEWNSVDLRTPLSDTLHLPVWVDNDGNCAAMAERKFGQGKGLENFVTLITGTGIGGGIIHQHELIHGSSFCAAELGHLVVSLDGPDCSCGSHGCIEAYASGMALQREAKKLHDEDLLLVEGMSVPKDEAVGALHLIQAAKLGNAKAQSILRTAGTALGLGVVNILHTMNPSLVILSGVLASHYIPIVKDVIRQQALPSVQDVDVVVSDLVDPALLGAASMVLDYTTRRIH; this is encoded by the exons atggagaagaatggGAACAACCGGAAGCTCCGGGTCTGTGTTGCTACTTGTAATCGTGCTGATTATTCAAAACTTGCTCCCATCATGTTTGGCATCAAAACGGAGCCTGAATTCTTTGAACTTGATGTGGTGGTCCTTGGCTCGCACCTGATAGATGACTACGG aAACACATATCGAATGATTGAACAAGATGACTTTGACATTAACACAAGGCTACACACGATCGTTAGGGGGGAAGATGAAGCAGCCATGGTGGAATCAGTAGGCTTGGCCCTAGTGAAGCTCCCAGATGTCCTCAATCGTCTAAAGCCTGATATCATGATTGTTCATGGAGACAGGTTTGATGCCCTGGCTCTGGCTACATCTGCTGCCTTGATGAACATCAGGATCCTTCACATTGAAGGAGGGGAAGTCAGTGGGACTATTGATGACTCCATCAGACATGCCATAACAAAACTGGCTCATTATCATGTGTGTTGCACCCGAAGTGCAGAACAGCACCTGATATCCATGTGTGAGGACCATGATCGAATCCTTTTGGCTGGCTGCCCGTCCTATGACAAGCTCCTCTCAGCCAAGAACAAAGACTATATGAGCATCATTCGGATGTGGTTAG GTGATGATGTAAAATGTAAAGATTACATTGTTGCCCTGCAGCACCCTGTGACCACTGACATTAAGCATTCCATTAAAATGTTTGAATTAACACTGGATGCGCTTATCTCGTTTAACAAGCGGACCCTAGTTCTGTTTCCAAACATTGATGCAG GGAGCAAAGAGATGGTTCGCGTGATGCGGAAGAAGGGCATTGAGCATCATCCCAACTTTCGTGCTGTAAAGCACGTCCCCTTTGACCAGTTTATACAGCTGGTTGCCCACGCCGGTTGTATGATTGGGAACAGCAGCTGTGGGGTACGAGAGGTTGGCGCTTTTGGAACACCTGTGATCAACCTAGGAACACGTCAGATTGGAAGAGAAACAG GAGAGAATGTCCTTCATGTCCGGGATGCTGACACCCAAGACAAGATATTGCAAGCACTGCACCTCCAGTTTGGTAAACAGTACCCTTG CTCAAAGATCTATGGGGATGGAAACGCAGTTCCAAGGATTTTGAAGTTTCTCAAATCTATTGATCTTCAAGAGCCGCTACAAAAGAAATTTTGCTTTCCACCTGTAAAGGAGAATATCTCTCAAGATATTGACCACATTCTTGAGACTCTGAGTGCCTTGGCTGTTGATCTTGGTGGGACAAACCTCCGAGTTGGAATAGTCAGCATGAAG gGTGAAATAGTTAAAAAGTATACTCAATTCAATCCTAAAACTTATGAAGAGAGGATTCACTTAATCCTGCAGATGTGTGTGGAAGCTGCAGCAGAAGCTGTGAAACTGAACTGCAGAATTCTGGGAGTAG GCATTTCCACAGGGGGGCGTGTAAATCCTCAGGAAGGAATTGTGCTACATTCAACCAAACTGATACAGGAATGGAACTCTGTGGACCTCAGGACCCCCCTGTCTGACACGCTGCATCTCCCCGTGTGGGTAGACAATGATGGCAACTGTGCAGCCATGGCAGAAAGGAAATTTGGCCAAGGAAAAGGACTGGAAAACTTCGTTACACTTATCACAGGCACAG GGATTGGCGGTGGGATCATCCACCAGCACGAACTGATCCATGGCAGCTCCTTCTGCGCTGCAGAGCTCGGCCACCTTGTTGTGTCTCTGGATGGGCCTGACTGTTCTTGTGGAAGCCATGGGTGTATCGAAGCCTACGCCTCCGGCATGGCCTTGCAGAGGGAAGCAAAGAAGCTGCATGATG AGGACCTGCTCTTGGTGGAAGGGATGTCAGTGCCTAAAGACGAAGCGGTGGGTGCACTCCATCTCATCCAGGCTGCTAAACTTGGCAATGCGAAGGCCCAGAGCATTCTAAGGACAG CTGGAACCGCTCTGGGCCTTGGAGTTGTGAACATCCTCCACACTATGAATCCTTCCCTCGTGATCCTCTCTGGAGTCCTGGCCAGTCACTATATCCCCATTGTCAAAGATGTCATCCGCCAGCAAGCCTTGCCCTCTGTGCAGGATGTGGACGTGGTGGTGTCGGATCTGGTGGACCCTGCTCTGCTAGGTGCCGCCAGCATGGTTCTGGACTACACAACTCGCAGGATCCACTAG
- the Gne gene encoding bifunctional UDP-N-acetylglucosamine 2-epimerase/N-acetylmannosamine kinase isoform X1: METTACPFRESGALGPHELYFKKLSTRKKQVMEKNGNNRKLRVCVATCNRADYSKLAPIMFGIKTEPEFFELDVVVLGSHLIDDYGNTYRMIEQDDFDINTRLHTIVRGEDEAAMVESVGLALVKLPDVLNRLKPDIMIVHGDRFDALALATSAALMNIRILHIEGGEVSGTIDDSIRHAITKLAHYHVCCTRSAEQHLISMCEDHDRILLAGCPSYDKLLSAKNKDYMSIIRMWLGDDVKCKDYIVALQHPVTTDIKHSIKMFELTLDALISFNKRTLVLFPNIDAGSKEMVRVMRKKGIEHHPNFRAVKHVPFDQFIQLVAHAGCMIGNSSCGVREVGAFGTPVINLGTRQIGRETGENVLHVRDADTQDKILQALHLQFGKQYPCSKIYGDGNAVPRILKFLKSIDLQEPLQKKFCFPPVKENISQDIDHILETLSALAVDLGGTNLRVGIVSMKGEIVKKYTQFNPKTYEERIHLILQMCVEAAAEAVKLNCRILGVGISTGGRVNPQEGIVLHSTKLIQEWNSVDLRTPLSDTLHLPVWVDNDGNCAAMAERKFGQGKGLENFVTLITGTGIGGGIIHQHELIHGSSFCAAELGHLVVSLDGPDCSCGSHGCIEAYASGMALQREAKKLHDEDLLLVEGMSVPKDEAVGALHLIQAAKLGNAKAQSILRTAGTALGLGVVNILHTMNPSLVILSGVLASHYIPIVKDVIRQQALPSVQDVDVVVSDLVDPALLGAASMVLDYTTRRIH; this comes from the exons GAACTCTATTTTAAGAAACTTTCGACAAGAAAGAAacaagtcatggagaagaatggGAACAACCGGAAGCTCCGGGTCTGTGTTGCTACTTGTAATCGTGCTGATTATTCAAAACTTGCTCCCATCATGTTTGGCATCAAAACGGAGCCTGAATTCTTTGAACTTGATGTGGTGGTCCTTGGCTCGCACCTGATAGATGACTACGG aAACACATATCGAATGATTGAACAAGATGACTTTGACATTAACACAAGGCTACACACGATCGTTAGGGGGGAAGATGAAGCAGCCATGGTGGAATCAGTAGGCTTGGCCCTAGTGAAGCTCCCAGATGTCCTCAATCGTCTAAAGCCTGATATCATGATTGTTCATGGAGACAGGTTTGATGCCCTGGCTCTGGCTACATCTGCTGCCTTGATGAACATCAGGATCCTTCACATTGAAGGAGGGGAAGTCAGTGGGACTATTGATGACTCCATCAGACATGCCATAACAAAACTGGCTCATTATCATGTGTGTTGCACCCGAAGTGCAGAACAGCACCTGATATCCATGTGTGAGGACCATGATCGAATCCTTTTGGCTGGCTGCCCGTCCTATGACAAGCTCCTCTCAGCCAAGAACAAAGACTATATGAGCATCATTCGGATGTGGTTAG GTGATGATGTAAAATGTAAAGATTACATTGTTGCCCTGCAGCACCCTGTGACCACTGACATTAAGCATTCCATTAAAATGTTTGAATTAACACTGGATGCGCTTATCTCGTTTAACAAGCGGACCCTAGTTCTGTTTCCAAACATTGATGCAG GGAGCAAAGAGATGGTTCGCGTGATGCGGAAGAAGGGCATTGAGCATCATCCCAACTTTCGTGCTGTAAAGCACGTCCCCTTTGACCAGTTTATACAGCTGGTTGCCCACGCCGGTTGTATGATTGGGAACAGCAGCTGTGGGGTACGAGAGGTTGGCGCTTTTGGAACACCTGTGATCAACCTAGGAACACGTCAGATTGGAAGAGAAACAG GAGAGAATGTCCTTCATGTCCGGGATGCTGACACCCAAGACAAGATATTGCAAGCACTGCACCTCCAGTTTGGTAAACAGTACCCTTG CTCAAAGATCTATGGGGATGGAAACGCAGTTCCAAGGATTTTGAAGTTTCTCAAATCTATTGATCTTCAAGAGCCGCTACAAAAGAAATTTTGCTTTCCACCTGTAAAGGAGAATATCTCTCAAGATATTGACCACATTCTTGAGACTCTGAGTGCCTTGGCTGTTGATCTTGGTGGGACAAACCTCCGAGTTGGAATAGTCAGCATGAAG gGTGAAATAGTTAAAAAGTATACTCAATTCAATCCTAAAACTTATGAAGAGAGGATTCACTTAATCCTGCAGATGTGTGTGGAAGCTGCAGCAGAAGCTGTGAAACTGAACTGCAGAATTCTGGGAGTAG GCATTTCCACAGGGGGGCGTGTAAATCCTCAGGAAGGAATTGTGCTACATTCAACCAAACTGATACAGGAATGGAACTCTGTGGACCTCAGGACCCCCCTGTCTGACACGCTGCATCTCCCCGTGTGGGTAGACAATGATGGCAACTGTGCAGCCATGGCAGAAAGGAAATTTGGCCAAGGAAAAGGACTGGAAAACTTCGTTACACTTATCACAGGCACAG GGATTGGCGGTGGGATCATCCACCAGCACGAACTGATCCATGGCAGCTCCTTCTGCGCTGCAGAGCTCGGCCACCTTGTTGTGTCTCTGGATGGGCCTGACTGTTCTTGTGGAAGCCATGGGTGTATCGAAGCCTACGCCTCCGGCATGGCCTTGCAGAGGGAAGCAAAGAAGCTGCATGATG AGGACCTGCTCTTGGTGGAAGGGATGTCAGTGCCTAAAGACGAAGCGGTGGGTGCACTCCATCTCATCCAGGCTGCTAAACTTGGCAATGCGAAGGCCCAGAGCATTCTAAGGACAG CTGGAACCGCTCTGGGCCTTGGAGTTGTGAACATCCTCCACACTATGAATCCTTCCCTCGTGATCCTCTCTGGAGTCCTGGCCAGTCACTATATCCCCATTGTCAAAGATGTCATCCGCCAGCAAGCCTTGCCCTCTGTGCAGGATGTGGACGTGGTGGTGTCGGATCTGGTGGACCCTGCTCTGCTAGGTGCCGCCAGCATGGTTCTGGACTACACAACTCGCAGGATCCACTAG